Below is a window of Myxococcales bacterium DNA.
GGATGGCCGCCAGCTCCAGCGGATCGCCGCTCTTGGCGTGGGAGGTGAGGGCTTTCAGCTCTGCGTCGCCGCCCAGCCGGCCGGCAGCGCGCGCCGCGGCCAGGCGCACGCCGTTGCGGACGTTGCCCGACTCGAAGATGGCGATCACGACCGCGCTCGCGCGCGCGTCCTTGAGCACCCCCACCGCCTCGAGCATGCCGATGGCGAGGGCGTCCCACTCGGCGTCGTTCAGGCCCCCGCGCTCGGGGCTTTGAGCGCCAGTGCCTCGAGCATGGGCAAGAGCGCCGGCGCCCCGAGCCCGCGCAGCTCGCGCGACACGGTCGGGTACGGGTTGCGGTTCTTCCCGTAGTGCTCGGGGCGATGTCCCTTCACGTTCTTCACTGCGAGGAAGGCCTTGGGCTGCGCGGCGCGCGCCGCGGCGATGTCGTTCTCGAGCTTGGCCCGCGCTTCGCTCGGCAGAGCCGACGACGCGACGCTGATCCCGTTGGCGAGGGCGGAGGGCGCGACCAAGAGCACGCTACCCACGATCGTCGAGACCAACAAATTCCTGAGCGTGCTCATTTGCCACTCTCCCACCAGAAGCTCGGAGCAAAGGGCGCCGGAGCGCTCTCGTTCGTCGCGCAGTGAACCTCCCCCAAGGCCTCGTGATAATACCAATCGTCGGTGAAGAAGATCTTCAGACCTAAACCGTCGGAACCGAGCTCGCTCGCCGGCGAGCCGATTCGAGCGAGCATGTCCTCCTCGAATGGATCCTTGCCGCCGATGTCGGGCCCGAAGGGCTTGGCGACGTCGGCGATGTTGCCCAGCATGCGCATGTTCACCATGCCGGGGTTCCACGCGACCTTTTCGTTGACGCCGAGGTCCTCGAACCAGGTCGGCATCTCGATGATCTCGGCGTCGGTGATCCCCGTCTCGGCCTTCATGATCTCGATCTGGCCCTGGATCTTGGCATCGGCCGTCTGGCTCCACTGAACGAGTTGCGTGTCCGCCAGCGCCTCGTCGACGGTCTTCTCGAAGTTGCCACCGGCTCCCTGGTGCAGGCGGCCCGAGCCGTTACCCTTGGCCTTCATGTCCTCGAGCATCTTGGTCATCAGCGCCGGGGAGGCGACCAGGAGCTTCCAACCGAGCGCCGTCTTGGCGGGAACCCAGTGGAAGAACTCGTCCACGTGCTCGACAGCGAGCCAGGTGGTGTCGACCACGATGGGCGGTCCTTGGACGCCCTGAGCGGCATAGAAGTCCTGCGTCGTCTGCTTCATTTTGCTGCCGATGATGATGCGCCCCAGTTTGTAGTCCTTGTGGGGCGGGACCACATCGTGGTTGCCGTGCGAGTCCTGCGTGTTGCCGCTTTGGCGCTCGGACAGGTTGTAGAACTCGGCAGCGCCCTGGTCGGGCCCGAAGGCCGCGGGCGGCCGCGACTGCTCGGGGTTGCCCATGATCCAGTGGATGGGCCAGTAGTCCTCGACCACTTCCGCGCTGGCGTTCTGCGGCGGCCGGCCCCAGGGGCGCGCGTTGTAAATGCGCATGCCCTGCACCGTGCCGTTCGGGCCGGGGAACGCCGTCCAGCCGGTCTGGAAGAAGTCCTCGGTCCAGATGTCCTGCCAGCCACCGGGCTGCTGCGGGCTCGTCGCGTAGGGCGTGTAGGCGACACCGGCGGCCTGCGCCGCGGTCGAGTTGCCTTCGACCAGCGCGGAGGACGCCTCCGACGAGTACATGACGTCGTGCGCTCCCATGCTGCCGAACATCACCCAGGGCGCGACGCGCAGCTTCACGCGATCGAAGCCATCCGGCACCTCTTTGGTGGCATACCGCTCGGCGGTGCCGGCCTTCTCGACCGCGTAGGTCAGATCGACGAAGCCCGTCCAGAGTAGCTTCTTGCCATCGTCCGCTGGGCTCAGCGTGGGCATGTCCATGCCCTTGAAGCGCCGGGCCTCGATGCGGAAGGTGACGCCGGTGACGACCTCTGCGTTCGGGAAGCGGTACTCGAGCGCGTAGCTGCAATCCGACGCCGACGTGCAGGCGCCCATGCTGCCCAGCACGAGCTTGGTGGTCCCGTCGGGGTTGTCGCGGAAGATGCGCACGCTCTCCGCGGCCTCCGGGTCGATGCGCAACACGCCCTCGCCGTCCTTCGGTGCCGAGGGCCAGGGCGTCACCTTGAACACCGCGAGGTCGAGCAGGTCGGCTGGGCCGTTGACGATCTCGTCCTCGCAGTCGCGCTTGCCGTCGGAGTCGTCGTCATCGAGGTTGGCGATGAAGGACGCACCGACGGTCGCGTCCCACTCGGCCTCACGATCTTGATCTTTGGGGTCACTGGCGTTGACGACGCCGTCTCGATTCGTGTCCGCCACGATGTCGAGCACGTCTGTTTGGGCGGGCGACCCACCTCCGCCCGGGTCGTCGCTCCCGCAAGCGACCAGACCAAGGCCGACGACTCCGGAGGTTAGCCAACGGTATCGGGACATAGCGCGCTCCTTGCGTCGAAGGCCGACGCTGTATGGAGCGTATCCCGCGACCGGAAGCCAACCAGCGAAATCCCTGCGCTGCCAGCGCACACTGTTCCCGCGAGGGACGCTGATCAGCTTCGGACGCGCGCGGGTTGGCCTGGTCGGGCACACCCCAACCCAATGCCCTCGCCGTCTCGCGTTCATCGGTGGGCGAAACGTGGGGCGCTCGCCCGCGGGTTCGAGCGCGCGCAGGTGCGAGCTCAGCGCGTTCCCCTTCGTCCAACGGTGATCTTCGCAAGGCCCGCGAGCGCGGAGCGGTGAGCGAGCGGCGCGATGTTCGCTTGCTGGAGCGCGGCGTCGAGATCGGAGCGCACGAAGCTCGCGTACGTCGCGTGCTCGAAGAGCTCGATCAGGTGGCACCCGAAGAAGCGCACGACGCGATTTCGTGGCAGCGCGTAGTCGACGACGATCAGCGAGCCGCCGGGCGCGGTGACCCTCGCCATTTCCCCGAGCACCCGCTGGCGGACGCTCGCCGGCATCTCGTGGAGCGCGAACGACACGCAGGAGGCATCGAAGCTCTCATCCGCGAAGGGCATGTCGGCGGCGTCGGCCTCCTCGAACGCGACGTTCGCGAAGCGATTCTTTCGGCGCGCGACGCGCAGCATCGCGCGCGACAGATCGATACCCACTACTTCCCGCGCCTTGCGGGCAAACGCGAACGCCTGCGCACCGGTGCCGGTCGCGACGTCCAGCAGCCTCGCGTCGGGGGGAACGGCCGCCGTGTCCGCGACGGTCTGCCTCAGCCTCTGGAACGGGAAGACGACCGCGTCGTAGACGTACGCGAAGATCGCATAGGCGCGCTGACTGAACGCGTAGTACCTGCTCTCCTCATCGGTCCTGCCGCGAGGGGTCGTCGCGCCGCTCTGACCGCCTCCGCTTCGTCGGACTGACGCAGAGTCGGCATCGTGCTGGTAGTCGAGCGGATGCATGTGGGGATTGGAAGCAAGGCGTATGCCCCGCGCCGTGGCGGCGCTTGGTGGATTTTCAAGGCGCGATCGGGCGCAGCTTCTGCGTCAGCACGACAGCGTTGCGCGGACGCAAGCAAGCTCGCCCCGTTGCGCACCCCTCGCGTCAGCGCACCTTTGGGGGGTGATTCACGCGAGTCGCTCGAGCACGCGCGCCAGCTTCTCGCGAACGGTCTTCGCGATCGTCGCGAGACGCTCGTCGCCGGCGGCGATGGTCTGCATGGGATCGATGGCGTGCACGACGGCTCGTCCGTCGTCGCCCTCGTAGACGACGACATTGCAGGGCAACATCGCGCCGATCTCCAGATTCGTCGACAGCGCCTTGTGCGCGAGCCCCGGGTTGCAGGCGCCGAGGATCTTGTAGCGGCGGAAGTCCACGCCGAGCTTGTTCTTGAGCGTCTGCTGGACGTCGATCTCGGTGAGCACGCCGAACCTCTCGCTCTTCAGGGCGTCCGGCAGGCGCTCGAGCGTTTGCTCGTAAGTCGATCCGAGCTCTTTCTTCATCGTGAAGGTCATGGTCTTGCTCCTAGCACGTGAGAGCGCCTGCGGACGAATACGGTTCGTGAAGTGGCTCGCTTCTGCGGCATTGCTGCTCGGCTGCCGTCGGGGCGGCGGGAGCATCACAACCGACCACGGTTTCCGGGTTCAGCGAGCTCGTTCTCGCTGCGCATCGAACGTCGGGTCCAACGGCCGAGAAGCCGCGCCACATGCCGAGGCTAGCCCAGTGGTTCTGCCGGATGATGCTGCGGGCACCACGACCAAGCCCCGCGGCAAAAGGTACCGCGCGGAGGTCGTCGGCCATGAGCGCGACGTCGGTGGCGCGCTGCGCTCGAGACGACCGACGCGCCCGAAAGCCACGAGCAAGCGACTGGTCGTACCTCGGCCCGTTCGGATGGGCTTGGCCGCTATTCGTAGGTTCCACCCGGGATCTTCGGGCCCTTGTGGATGAGCACACCGTTCACCAGTGGGAAGCTGAGGATGTTGCCCCCGGCGATCCAGACGCCGCCTTTCGGGTCGATCCACACGGAGTGGAAGTCCGCGAACACGTCGAACCCGAGGGGCTCGTCGACCCAGCTTCCGGCTTTGCGGCGCATCACGCTGCCGGCGGAGCCGGCGGCATAGCCATCTTCGCCGACCGTGCGGATGCCGATCATCGCATGGTTCGGCGGTGGAGGGCTCACGTCCTGCCAGCTCGCGGAGC
It encodes the following:
- a CDS encoding methyltransferase domain-containing protein, translated to MHPLDYQHDADSASVRRSGGGQSGATTPRGRTDEESRYYAFSQRAYAIFAYVYDAVVFPFQRLRQTVADTAAVPPDARLLDVATGTGAQAFAFARKAREVVGIDLSRAMLRVARRKNRFANVAFEEADAADMPFADESFDASCVSFALHEMPASVRQRVLGEMARVTAPGGSLIVVDYALPRNRVVRFFGCHLIELFEHATYASFVRSDLDAALQQANIAPLAHRSALAGLAKITVGRRGTR
- a CDS encoding DUF302 domain-containing protein, whose amino-acid sequence is MTFTMKKELGSTYEQTLERLPDALKSERFGVLTEIDVQQTLKNKLGVDFRRYKILGACNPGLAHKALSTNLEIGAMLPCNVVVYEGDDGRAVVHAIDPMQTIAAGDERLATIAKTVREKLARVLERLA